One genomic window of Methanosarcina acetivorans C2A includes the following:
- a CDS encoding cobaltochelatase subunit CobN, with protein sequence MHTARSRLLVLCAVFFLLFAQNVSADENQVNITFICYDGNALNAAEQSNPYNASINVTYISGYSDFSNVTIENQDVIFTYMLWSQYQYIGADLERAHENGTALIDITSVMDPTYINTSSYDLILPGTKPYNSTEEKYFYSMGPTGILLKNTENFLIYLAKTYGDKPELTDRWVYNDPIEFPDAALYHPDARSSLNETEPDWFENTTDYLDWYSNSTVNESHHVYDKNKPTIGIWFHASDYTAGNLEVIDYLIRDLEGKGCNVIAGFETFNDIHNFYFDENGDPLVQCVISLKSFRLNYEDPDKGIEELEALDVPVLRGMVVSNPADSSDTADSNRGIPNSEVVYKTLLPSIDGIFEYIVIGLDNYDSETGESKYEPLPDQVDWIANRAINWADLKLKDNEDKKVAVIYYNYPSGKDNIGASYLNSTKSMLDLIDAMNESGYEVSGIPDNSSELLEMMQAQGINAGSWAPGVMNEMVENRTEWGLYLIPMETYREWFESEIPEDLRSDVIEEWGEPWAEDLPQNKSLMIYENETGQYIVIPAVRFGNVWLMPQPARGFLQNDDTLYHSSLVPPPHQYIAFYLWLNHEWQPDAVIHMGTHGTHEWLPGSTYGMNRTSDWAPLLLQDIPNIYPYIVANVGEGLTAEYRGNALIIDHLTPTLERSGLYGDLLNLSISVEQYYDPAISTQTKAGYQKVIVDQIIELNLDVDLGIDNATALRDYSEEEFTAFVKNVLHEYLEDVEGENIPYGVHVLGKVPSTNLTDPEKDELSAMVRSMLGGNFEDNVTAAFYPESVYPLGIPLNDTKVNRLVWEIMTNNTGVSEAQLEVYGTSNSSVTLDLERGLEYRSRLLDCDVEIDRVLSALNGGFIPPGPGTDPVMNPDAVPTGRNFYGINSKLYPSKATWELGKSLAIQLLEDYHDKYGEYPEKVSFSRFGVEFIRDHGTLEAEVLYMLGVQPVWDEYGYVTGVEAIPEEELLPNYDTSKPGRPRIDIVYTTAGMRDAFPDKIKMVDQAVKLASSLPSGNYPNYVNQSSLAIYDALLEAGYDSETATKLSTMRCFAVMDGTYEIGVSNAIGASGSWDNEETIANVYLDKMGYAYGEDFWGIKCRELLEGNLKNVEASVHSDSSNLYDTLDNDDFFQYFGGLNLATRYVRGDGKTPEMYVSDTRDPDNAQMVGMEEYLSKNLRSRYFNDKWIEGMQGAGYSGGRLMSEFVNNLFGWEVSDPDLVDDTVWEQVYETYVNDPSMKEWFKQNNPDAYQSITARMLEAVRHGYWEPSDEIIESLATAYEESVAENGATCCHHTCGNPLLDEFVSGIASVPGYSEQLDAATQAKTPETTEETQSSRSSSSHSTGNATVVSKESTSSNQTTQDSEVGYGMDSPESSSSSPEKSADSDYVEGYEMQRDPVEEESGGMSFSGSDVVGVLFVIVAVGGIYLGMRKKKM encoded by the coding sequence ATGCATACGGCACGAAGTAGGTTACTTGTTTTATGTGCAGTTTTCTTTTTACTGTTTGCACAGAATGTATCGGCTGATGAAAATCAGGTAAATATCACTTTTATCTGTTATGACGGAAACGCTTTGAATGCAGCAGAGCAATCCAATCCGTATAATGCAAGTATAAATGTAACTTATATTTCGGGTTATTCGGACTTTTCCAATGTCACTATTGAAAACCAGGATGTAATATTTACCTATATGTTATGGTCTCAGTACCAGTATATCGGGGCCGATCTTGAAAGGGCTCATGAAAACGGAACCGCTCTCATAGATATCACCTCTGTGATGGACCCGACATACATCAATACCTCAAGTTACGACTTGATACTGCCGGGGACCAAGCCTTATAATTCTACTGAAGAGAAATACTTCTACAGTATGGGTCCGACGGGAATTTTGCTGAAAAACACTGAAAATTTCCTTATATATCTGGCAAAAACTTACGGGGATAAACCCGAGCTTACGGACCGCTGGGTTTATAATGATCCCATAGAATTCCCTGACGCTGCCCTCTATCATCCGGACGCTCGTTCCTCTTTGAATGAGACGGAACCTGACTGGTTTGAAAATACCACGGATTACCTTGACTGGTATTCCAATTCAACTGTGAACGAGTCTCACCACGTTTACGATAAGAACAAACCCACCATAGGGATCTGGTTCCATGCATCCGATTATACGGCTGGCAACCTTGAAGTCATAGACTACCTTATCCGGGATCTTGAAGGAAAGGGCTGCAACGTAATTGCAGGTTTTGAAACTTTTAATGATATTCATAATTTTTACTTTGATGAAAATGGAGATCCTCTTGTTCAGTGCGTAATTTCTCTCAAGAGTTTCCGGTTGAATTACGAGGACCCTGATAAAGGGATAGAGGAACTTGAAGCCCTTGATGTCCCGGTTTTAAGAGGTATGGTAGTTTCAAATCCTGCCGACTCTTCCGATACGGCTGACAGTAACAGGGGTATTCCCAACAGTGAGGTTGTGTACAAGACCCTGCTTCCGAGCATTGACGGAATTTTTGAGTACATCGTGATAGGGCTTGATAATTATGATTCCGAAACCGGGGAAAGCAAATACGAACCCCTCCCCGATCAGGTTGACTGGATCGCAAATAGGGCGATAAACTGGGCGGACCTGAAGTTAAAGGATAACGAGGACAAGAAAGTCGCTGTTATCTATTACAACTACCCCTCCGGAAAAGACAACATCGGGGCAAGCTACCTTAATAGCACCAAGAGCATGCTGGACCTTATCGATGCGATGAATGAAAGCGGGTATGAAGTTTCAGGAATTCCGGATAACAGCAGCGAGCTTCTGGAAATGATGCAGGCACAGGGAATCAATGCCGGGTCCTGGGCTCCGGGTGTCATGAACGAAATGGTAGAAAACAGGACAGAATGGGGCCTGTACCTCATACCCATGGAAACCTACAGGGAATGGTTTGAGTCGGAAATTCCGGAAGACCTGAGATCCGATGTAATAGAGGAATGGGGTGAACCCTGGGCTGAAGACCTGCCCCAGAATAAGAGTCTCATGATCTATGAAAACGAGACAGGACAGTATATTGTAATTCCTGCGGTGCGTTTCGGAAACGTCTGGCTTATGCCTCAGCCTGCCAGGGGCTTCCTGCAAAATGACGATACCCTTTACCACAGTAGCCTCGTGCCTCCCCCTCACCAGTACATAGCTTTCTACCTCTGGCTGAACCATGAGTGGCAACCCGATGCAGTTATCCACATGGGTACCCACGGTACGCACGAGTGGCTTCCGGGCTCTACCTACGGCATGAACCGGACTTCTGACTGGGCGCCTTTGCTGCTTCAGGATATTCCTAACATCTATCCTTACATAGTTGCCAACGTAGGAGAAGGGCTGACTGCCGAGTACAGAGGTAATGCTCTTATTATCGACCACCTCACTCCTACCCTTGAGCGCAGCGGGCTTTACGGAGACCTGCTCAACCTTTCAATCAGTGTGGAGCAATATTATGATCCTGCCATTTCCACACAGACAAAGGCAGGCTACCAGAAAGTCATAGTTGACCAGATAATTGAACTTAACCTGGATGTTGACCTGGGAATCGATAACGCAACAGCTCTCAGGGATTACAGTGAAGAGGAGTTTACGGCTTTCGTAAAGAACGTCCTTCATGAGTATCTGGAAGATGTGGAGGGAGAAAACATTCCTTACGGGGTGCATGTCCTTGGCAAGGTGCCTTCAACTAACCTGACAGATCCTGAGAAAGACGAGCTCTCTGCAATGGTAAGGTCCATGCTCGGAGGAAATTTCGAGGACAATGTTACAGCAGCCTTCTACCCGGAGTCGGTTTACCCCCTCGGGATTCCATTGAATGATACGAAAGTTAACAGGCTTGTCTGGGAGATAATGACCAATAATACCGGGGTTTCCGAGGCGCAGCTTGAGGTTTACGGGACAAGCAACAGTTCGGTTACCCTTGACCTTGAACGCGGGCTTGAGTACAGGAGCAGGCTTCTCGACTGCGATGTGGAGATTGACAGAGTCCTTTCAGCCTTAAACGGAGGCTTTATCCCTCCAGGCCCGGGTACGGACCCTGTTATGAACCCTGATGCGGTACCGACTGGACGGAACTTCTACGGCATCAACTCAAAGCTCTACCCTTCAAAGGCAACCTGGGAGCTCGGGAAATCCCTTGCAATCCAGCTGCTTGAGGACTACCACGATAAGTATGGGGAATATCCGGAAAAGGTTTCGTTCTCAAGGTTCGGAGTAGAATTTATCCGCGACCACGGGACCCTGGAAGCCGAAGTGCTCTACATGCTCGGGGTGCAGCCTGTCTGGGACGAGTACGGTTACGTAACCGGGGTTGAGGCTATCCCTGAAGAAGAACTGCTGCCGAACTATGATACTTCAAAGCCCGGGAGGCCGCGTATCGATATCGTATATACTACCGCAGGCATGAGGGATGCTTTCCCGGATAAGATCAAAATGGTAGACCAGGCCGTAAAACTTGCAAGCTCGCTTCCTTCGGGAAACTATCCCAACTACGTGAACCAGAGTTCGCTTGCTATCTACGATGCCCTGCTTGAGGCAGGATACGACAGTGAGACTGCAACAAAGCTCTCCACAATGCGCTGCTTTGCGGTAATGGATGGGACCTATGAAATAGGGGTCTCAAACGCTATCGGTGCGAGTGGCAGCTGGGATAATGAAGAGACGATTGCAAACGTATACCTGGATAAAATGGGATATGCTTACGGAGAAGATTTCTGGGGCATAAAATGCAGAGAACTCCTTGAAGGGAACCTTAAAAACGTAGAAGCCTCCGTACATTCTGACTCTTCAAACCTTTACGACACTCTTGACAACGATGACTTTTTCCAGTATTTCGGAGGTCTTAACCTGGCAACGAGGTACGTAAGAGGAGACGGTAAAACTCCGGAAATGTACGTTTCGGATACCAGAGACCCTGATAATGCTCAGATGGTTGGAATGGAGGAATACCTGAGCAAGAACCTGAGGTCCAGGTATTTCAATGATAAATGGATTGAAGGGATGCAGGGCGCCGGATATTCGGGCGGCAGGCTGATGTCCGAGTTCGTGAACAACCTCTTCGGATGGGAAGTCAGCGACCCTGACCTTGTGGACGATACGGTCTGGGAGCAGGTATACGAGACTTACGTCAATGACCCCTCCATGAAAGAGTGGTTCAAACAGAATAACCCTGATGCTTACCAGTCCATAACTGCCAGGATGCTCGAAGCTGTCAGGCACGGTTACTGGGAACCGTCGGATGAGATTATTGAGAGCCTTGCAACAGCATATGAAGAATCCGTGGCTGAAAACGGAGCTACATGCTGCCACCATACCTGCGGAAACCCCCTGCTTGACGAATTCGTCAGCGGGATTGCCTCTGTTCCAGGCTACTCCGAACAACTCGATGCAGCAACCCAGGCCAAAACTCCGGAAACCACGGAAGAGACGCAGAGCAGCAGAAGTAGCAGCAGTCACAGTACCGGAAATGCTACCGTAGTCTCAAAAGAAAGTACATCCAGCAACCAGACTACTCAGGATTCTGAAGTCGGGTATGGTATGGATTCCCCGGAATCTTCTTCCTCCTCTCCTGAGAAATCTGCAGATTCCGATTATGTGGAAGGCTACGAGATGCAGAGGGATCCGGTTGAAGAAGAAAGTGGAGGCATGTCCTTCTCGGGTTCCGATGTCGTCGGAGTACTCTTCGTGATTGTGGCAGTGGGTGGAATTTACCTGGGAATGCGGAAAAAGAAGATGTAA
- a CDS encoding putative zinc-binding protein, whose product MPESKSSSGDGTVLIFPCAGATNLGQLSTRLGIEMENRGLGTFKCTAGIGSQRSDFLIAATRCDKIIAIDGCDFNCSMKMLRKAGFEADRHLILTKELGMKLNREMNISDSLVSESMEKLSDKL is encoded by the coding sequence ATGCCTGAATCAAAATCGTCATCTGGCGATGGCACTGTCTTAATATTCCCCTGTGCAGGTGCCACGAACCTTGGACAGCTTTCAACCCGCCTGGGAATTGAAATGGAAAATAGAGGCCTTGGTACCTTCAAGTGCACGGCGGGAATTGGCTCCCAGCGTTCGGATTTTCTAATTGCTGCTACCCGCTGTGACAAAATAATTGCTATCGACGGCTGTGATTTCAACTGCTCGATGAAAATGCTCCGAAAAGCTGGCTTTGAGGCAGATCGACACCTCATCCTCACAAAAGAACTCGGAATGAAACTGAACAGAGAAATGAACATCTCCGACTCCCTGGTCAGCGAGAGCATGGAAAAACTTTCAGACAAGTTATGA
- the zupT gene encoding zinc transporter ZupT, with amino-acid sequence MGDVTTAFFLTTFAGISTGLGSLIAFLVPNLKFSWLSALLGFAAGAMIYISFVELLTESVGAVGFFQANAAFFLGIFGMCLLDRMVEHIHMDTLHDGNPFSVSENHNLRKTGLLTAFGIAMHNFPEGMAVLFSSLSSTYLGFSVAIAIAIHNIPEGVAVSIPIYYASGSRKKAFAYSFFSGLTEPLGAGIGYFLLFRFLTPEILFFMLAAVGGVMVFICFDELLPIAIKYGDEHLTFLGVFSGMLVVSLSLYLIH; translated from the coding sequence ATGGGAGATGTAACAACTGCTTTTTTTCTTACAACATTTGCAGGAATTTCAACTGGCCTTGGCAGTCTTATAGCCTTTTTAGTGCCCAATCTGAAGTTTTCCTGGCTGTCTGCACTACTCGGTTTTGCGGCAGGGGCTATGATCTATATCTCTTTCGTGGAACTACTTACTGAGTCTGTTGGAGCTGTGGGTTTTTTCCAGGCAAATGCTGCTTTTTTCCTGGGAATTTTCGGGATGTGTCTTCTGGACCGCATGGTCGAGCACATCCACATGGATACTCTTCATGACGGGAACCCTTTTTCCGTAAGTGAAAACCACAATCTTCGGAAAACAGGCTTGTTAACGGCATTTGGGATTGCCATGCACAACTTTCCCGAAGGCATGGCCGTTCTGTTTTCATCCCTCAGTTCTACTTATCTGGGGTTTTCGGTTGCAATAGCCATAGCAATCCATAACATTCCTGAAGGGGTTGCGGTTTCGATTCCTATCTACTATGCCAGTGGCAGCCGGAAAAAAGCCTTTGCTTATTCTTTCTTTTCAGGGCTCACCGAACCCCTGGGAGCGGGGATCGGGTATTTTCTTCTTTTCCGCTTCTTGACCCCGGAAATTCTCTTCTTCATGCTCGCTGCAGTCGGCGGAGTCATGGTCTTTATTTGTTTTGATGAATTGCTGCCGATAGCCATAAAGTATGGAGATGAGCATCTGACTTTCCTGGGCGTGTTTTCGGGGATGCTTGTGGTTTCCCTGAGCCTCTATCTTATTCATTGA
- a CDS encoding ISNCY-like element ISMac19 family transposase, which yields MVTINLTLNNFSELHALLDVFGCFGNDYEYTTRGIFRRKIPPVCSICNTPMVHNGYNPHTKDGLGEINIGRYKCSNCGSTHEEDYSFWEDMKTLLFDTFNDFFQLLRYHNVSYDGISDLMDFIYPGSRSTIFRAFYKEMEQETIPYSENIHMVHYDEQHPKEGRCQKYRLTLLDAKAQRTIADELFKDKSPETIKKFLKKNLDASEPVFIVTDFDKRYPDILKEIFRDKLVHQYCLMHLNKLIVNDFPKNTTIEQELLKYRLLSIFYNRENEIKFLQKLQSEELNVINNKEKHQEWIKKAKKEFCQYRHKLKLEIRRKKENLPRNSLEKAKYNFDKLMENIRTYDEKVQKRLWMINKHWLNLTLFHYLPGAPATNNPIESYYSKSLKTDNKKKFRTDKGIENRIKLTQMRRLNLLKKPQKSFMELFRLFSPFKL from the coding sequence ATGGTGACTATAAATCTTACACTTAATAACTTTTCTGAGCTCCATGCTCTCTTAGACGTTTTTGGTTGTTTTGGAAACGATTATGAATATACTACACGAGGAATTTTTCGTAGAAAAATTCCTCCCGTCTGTTCAATTTGTAATACTCCAATGGTTCATAATGGCTATAATCCCCATACCAAAGACGGTCTTGGGGAAATCAACATTGGTCGGTATAAATGCTCAAACTGTGGTAGTACACACGAAGAAGATTATAGTTTTTGGGAAGATATGAAGACTTTACTTTTTGATACATTCAATGATTTTTTCCAGTTACTCAGATACCATAACGTTTCATATGATGGAATTTCTGATCTAATGGATTTCATATATCCAGGATCAAGAAGCACGATTTTTAGAGCATTCTACAAAGAAATGGAACAGGAAACTATTCCATATTCAGAAAATATACATATGGTGCATTATGACGAACAACATCCAAAAGAAGGAAGATGTCAGAAATACCGTTTAACTTTACTGGATGCAAAAGCTCAAAGAACGATAGCAGATGAACTTTTCAAAGATAAGAGTCCAGAAACCATCAAGAAATTTCTAAAGAAAAATCTTGATGCATCAGAGCCAGTGTTTATCGTTACGGATTTTGATAAGAGATACCCTGATATATTAAAGGAAATTTTTAGGGATAAGTTAGTCCATCAATATTGTTTGATGCATTTAAATAAGCTTATTGTTAATGATTTTCCAAAGAACACAACGATAGAACAGGAACTTTTGAAGTACAGGTTATTAAGTATATTTTATAATAGAGAGAATGAGATTAAATTTCTGCAAAAACTTCAATCTGAAGAACTCAACGTAATTAATAACAAAGAAAAGCATCAAGAATGGATTAAAAAAGCAAAAAAGGAATTTTGCCAGTATAGACATAAATTAAAGCTTGAAATCAGAAGAAAAAAGGAAAATCTTCCACGTAATAGTCTTGAAAAAGCAAAATATAACTTTGATAAATTAATGGAAAATATAAGAACATATGATGAAAAGGTTCAAAAACGATTGTGGATGATCAATAAACACTGGTTAAATCTTACTTTGTTCCATTATCTTCCAGGAGCGCCAGCGACAAATAACCCTATCGAAAGCTATTATTCAAAAAGTCTAAAAACGGATAACAAGAAGAAGTTTAGAACTGACAAAGGAATTGAAAATCGGATTAAACTTACTCAGATGAGAAGATTAAATTTACTTAAGAAACCACAAAAGTCATTTATGGAATTGTTCAGATTATTTTCTCCATTTAAGCTTTAG